Part of the Vicia villosa cultivar HV-30 ecotype Madison, WI unplaced genomic scaffold, Vvil1.0 ctg.000605F_1_1, whole genome shotgun sequence genome is shown below.
atttcattaacaaagttcaacttatcaattaccggttcttaagggtatttgctcctaagtccttagtgggcaaacctttgaacattgaaatcctaatcccaaagtccttcgaaattagtgatcaaatcaaatattattataatcaagaacaatccggttactatagggtatccctagtcctaggtgatatctactataatataatggtataaaaaccctaacaatggaggtcaatcctaattgtcagtcataaatcaatccagttggtccgacgaggaaagcattaaaaaccttataccattaaattgaatgtaaaagagaaatatgttattgaaattcggaattcaaaatcatcacaaatgttaatcagggacacccccctagcattggggggtttagctactcatatcatccaaagaaattacaaagatatcaaataaagacattacaatagagatgatgaactttgatcttcaatggcttccgctcatgagagttctctgttcttctccaattgcataggcttcttctctcaatcctccaattcttcgtgtggcaaaaagatccctaattcctcTTGAAAACTCTcataaatagtgcagactcacttaagttggttggaaatcccaaaaacacccttgcaggcaaaccactggacaaaatcacaaaaatcactgaaatcagcgtcaaacccaacacgggccgtgttgtgcaacacgggcacccgtgttggtcccctgtaatatttatttttcaactttggtcccagacttagcaacacgggccgtgttgagcaacacgggcacccgtgttgcaccactgttttccaTTCTTCTTAcgccctcttcctgacacggcccgtgttgtacaacacggccacccgtgtcaggcctcctgtagcatgttttctgaacttcctcaaaacttccgagtttcgcactgatttactccgatttctccatattagcctgaaaacattaaaacacacaaccaaagcataaaatgacaaataataacataaagcactaaataaaataacttgaagatacttaaaaacaacggtaaatatatgtgtgaaaaccactgatcaaaaaCTTTGGGCAAAAAGGGTGTAGGTTGCATCTTTGTTGGATATGCTGAACACTCCAAGGCTTATAGGTTTTATGTTATAGAACCTAATGACTCGATTTCTATTAACACGATTATAAAATCAAGAGATGCCATATTTGATGAGAATtgtttctcttctatacctagacCAAAGATATCTATACCTAATTCAGAGGAATCTCTAAGGGATGATCATTCAAATGATGTACCAAGTGAGACACTTGAACCCCGTAGAAGCAAAAGAGCTAGGAAATCTAGATCTTATGGATCTGATTTTCAACTATATTTAGTTGAGGGATCACAGGATCAGATTGAGACTCAATACTATTATTGCTATAGTATAGAGGAGGATCCAAGAACGTATGATGAAGCTGTGAAATCTCGAGATTTTGTCTTTTGGAAAGAAGCAATTGATGAAGAGATTGGTTCTATCATGGAAAATAATACTTGGGTATTATCTGATTTACCACCAGGCTGCAAACCATTGGGTTGCAAATGGATCTTCAAAAGGAAGATGAAAGTCGATGGTACAATTGACAAgtttaaagctagattagttatcTAAGGCTTCAAACAAAAATaagggattgattatttcgatacctatgctccagttgcccgtatcactactattagattgttgattgccttggcggctattcataatctagtgattcatcaaatggatgtcaaaacagcatttctgaatggtgatttggaagaagaagtgtaaatgaagcaacctgaaggatttgtaatgcctggtaatgagcacaaagtgtgtaagctagttaagtcgttgtatgggctgaaacaagctccgaagcagtggcatcaaaagtttgatgaggttgttttgtctaatggtttcattctaaaccaagctgacaaatgtgtatatagcaaatttgatacatccggtaaaggagttttcatttgtctatatgttgatgacatgttgatctttggcaccgaccaaaatcaagttgataaaacaaagaatttcttgtcatcaaagttctccatgaaggatatgggagaagcagacgttattcttggtattaagaataaatgggagaataaggggattgtaattacgcaatctcattacattgagaaaatactcaagaagttcaattatgaaaattgttctccagtaagtactcccatggatccgggagaaaagcttatgccaaatacaggtaaacctgtggatcaactagaatactcaagagctataggctctttgatgtatgatatgattagcactagaccggatattgcttatgcggttggaaagttgagcagatttactagtaatcctagtagacatcattggcatgcgataactagggtattcaagtacttgaagggtactattaattatggattgtcatatatgggatttccttcggtgttagagggttattcggatgctagttggataaataatgttgaagattcatcctctacaagtggatgggtgttcttgcttgggggaggtgccatctcatgggcttccaagaagcaaacatgtataactagttccacaatggaatttgagtttgtagcattagctgctgctggtaaagaagtagaatggctaaggaacttggtatatgagattccgatatggcctaaaccgatatcaccaatttctatctgttgtgatagtagtgccacactggctaaagcatatagccaaatatacaatggaaagtctagacatttgggtattagacatagtatgattagggaattaatcatgaatggggtgatatctattgagtttgttcggtcgcaacaaaacttagttgaccacttgacgaaggggttagcaagagacttagtgaagaagtaggtaattgggatgggattaaagtccatttaaatctattagttatggtgtacccaattcccttctaatacaacgttagaagcagaattcaatgtggaaagatcatagttaaagattgaagcaattgtgtttatcttcccaaggtatgtgctcagacctgcaagtgatggctaggttgaagtatatcttcttaatggttcttttgaaaaattgctaatgcaggtgcaagattaaaaggatcacctatgtgagcatgaagttttgccgcttcaagaagcttggacttggcttcctatatgcttattaatggataaggacacatggcttgtaaagtgtcaagtatgaatagtagagtattgtaagaaacatatgtgtactatatctttagatattcaaatggattgacgggttcaatcattgtgacaccccgattttcgaatatttggaatgtgtatttgtactaagatgaaaattcaatcgcaagacattttcttctatgcatttgtttgatcgttatacctgtaagtaaatcaaggattatactaaaatggggggagtttgttggtgattttagtatcatcaatgtattttggtaataatgtgatttactgtaggccgatgcaattatgcgttaagcttgaaacgagttagggtagtgcggagtgcacactcgtagagccaaacgtgcaattgaatacgaataatagaaacgaggttccaaggggcggagcccctggcggggtgcggggcagcgccccgtcgggtccaaggggcggagcccctggctgGGGTCCCGCTGAACAGGTGCGTCGTTTCCCAACCAACATAACTgttttgaatagttgcaccctttcccaaccgacataaccgttttaccgaacaggtgcgtcgtttcccaaccaacataactgtttttaccgaacaggtgtgtcatttcggtttctattgttgatctcctatataaggagtcaatTAGCCTCGGTTTCGAAGACGAAAAacatacttcctctacattctgatctgttctccattgtcagaaacagattgttcttcgagaattatccccgcaaagatttcgtgaacccagacaagaatagggtcgacatactttgttcggaaagtgaacgaacacgattcttgaagatattcaGGATTATCATACCTATATCTAACAAGACCGAATATATATTATGATTAGAATCTAATCTTATCTCCTATTTTAAAAATGCTTTTATGTGATATATCCAACAGTagaccaaatatatatatatatatagaggagggttatatttactccaggagtaagttattataacttactccaaatctagaccattgattcttctcaatctaatggttaaaaataataagtaatagttttctctctccacatttaattacttattatttttaaccactagattgaaaagaatcaatggtctagatttggagtaagttataataacttactcctagagtaaatataaccctcctcatatatatatatatatatatatatatatatatatatatatatatatatatatatatatatatatatatatatatatatatatatatatatatatatatatatatatatatatatatatatatatatatatatatatatatatatatatatatatatatatatatataggggacgactcaagtgagaacacttggttattatgagaaatgagaacaatgaatcacaaccattagatttagatttgttgattttaatggacatgatttatttctctttctatattgatttaaaataaataattagaatcATAGAAAtaaataaccaagtgttctcacttgagtcgtcccctatattgttctcatttctcataataaccaagtgttctcacataagctaatataattgaatttgattcaattaaattttgtttttaattccaAGAGAGAAAAGATGGtactctaaatattcaaaaaaaaaaaaaaaaaaaatatatatatatatatatatatatatatatatatatatatatatatatatatatatatatatatatatatatatatatatatatatatatatatatatatatatatatatatatatatatatatatataggggacgactcaagtgagaacacttggttattatgagaaatgggaacaatgaatcacgaccattaaattttaattttgttgattttaatggactggattggtttctctttctaagatccttagtatttattgtaaatcaacatagaaagagaaacaaatccagtccattaaaatcaacaaaattaaaatttaacggtcgtgattcattgttcgcatttctcataataaccaagtgttctcacttgagtcgtcccctatatatatatatatatatatatatatatatatatatatatatatatatataggggacgactcaagtgagaacacttggttattatgagaaatgagaacaatgaatcacgaccattaaattttgattttgttgattttaatggattggattggtttctctttttatgttgatttaaaataaatattaaggattatagaaagagaaaccaatccagtccattaaaatcaacaaaatcaaaatttaatggtcgtgattcattgttctcatttttcataataaccaagtgttctcttgagtcgtcccatatatattAAGAGAAGAAAAATTCTTTACATTGACAATATGTATTAATTAAATCTATGTTTGTAAACATTTTTCAATCGTGccatttttttataattctttttcagACCAACTTAATATAAAATAGTAGTACAAATCTATTTATTTACGATATATTAATTCAGTATCACACAACTAAACCTCAACACTTGAACACTATATTTTAACACTTGAACTCTCTGACAACTCCCATAACACATCTTCAATCTTTAGAAAGACaacattttctttttatattttaaacaCTAATTTCTACCCATTTATTCACAATGATTAtcattattttgtttgttttgcaaaTGCACTCTATATTGTAAATATAGTTAATTTCAAATAATCTCTCAGCAAACCCTTTTTCAATCAACTTTTCATAAGCTCATATTATGCATACTTATTTTCGGTGATTTCTGAAAGTAgacttcttttctttttgctttattgctaactaattattatatttttttataaaaaatgtagCCAAGCAATATCTATAATTTAAAGATAATATCCTTTATATATAGAAAATATGTCATAACAAATGCTAATGTTGCTTGAGTCACACACTACACTACTTTCCTTCTCCCGAACGAAATCTTTGTTGGATCACCACCTTTCTCCTCAAAGAACACAAGAACATTTCCAGATGGCTTGAACCAAGATCGTGGAACATGATACCTGTTCCATTGGAAACACACAATGTTCATTTTATTATAAcaagaactaaaaaaaaaaaaactctacaaAAGGAACTTTAAATTATTATGGCCTATAATCTTACCATCTTTGTGTAGGTTCTCCACATCCAGTGACGCATTTATCTGGATTGAATTTCCCTCTGTAGTCACACTCTTGAACACAATCTTCCTTCTTGAATTCACTTAACCTAGGCCAATATCTTCCGATTTCTTCTCCGTTTAACCAGGCTAAACCTTTTCCCATATACAACATATCCAACCCAACTGGTTCATCCCCGGGTGGAGCATCCACAATAGCCTAAAAGATCATGGAATTTTAAAGATACTTCAGCAAAACGAAAAACACGGAACAGATCACATTTTTCTAGGTGGGGACCATCTTTGTTACCTTGTACCATGTCAGTGCCTGGCTTTTTGGTGGTTCTGAAGTAGATGTCCATTTCGTATTATTCAACCCATCTACCTGCTGTAACTTTTGATGTTCTCCTTGTACTCCAATCTGAGAAAGGAAGAAACAAAAGAGATCAACGGACAAAGGCTGAAAAAAAATCATTGTTCACATCTTATACTACGGAAAAGTACACCTTGTAAATGGAAAAGTACCTTGTAAGTCCATGCATTAGAAGACAAATCTATCGTCCTGTTGTTAAGTCCATTAATTTTTACACTTGTTACTCCCGCCCCAACAAAGTCGTAAAATGGTCCAGCTGTctaaacatgaaaaaaaaaagtaataagagttCAAATCATTTAAGGAGTTGGACAGAGAACAACAACATTATGGAGTCATTTTCAAAAGTCTGGTTTTACAATATATCAGTGTAACAGACCTGTAAGCCAACAGTCAAGCTCAATATAGCAATTTCATTCTTCCCTGCCTTGAGAGAGATGGGATTCTTAAAAGTGAATGCTGAGTGTGAACCATTACCATATGCAGTGCCTAAACGATAAGAAGTTAACATTAGGAAAAATAATTAGAGAAGAAAATTATTGGTAAGAGCCTGTGTCCAtcttattttatgaatataaagtGCTGCAATTCTATAGTTTCATAAGTCCACAaacttagaaaaaaataaaagcatATAACAACATTGTTTCCAATGTGAACAGGAAtccctttaatttcattttcttcCAGGGTTACAACAAATGTTTATGTAATTAACTCTAAGAACGACATTTTATTCTTAGAATGCAAAGGAAAGATAATTCAAAGGCCGAAAAGGACATAGCTTCTAGAGGCATAAGCTTAAGTTTATAATGATGGACAATTTCTGAATTGATTTCACTATGATAATTGGTTAACAAATAAAAAGCAAAGTGATTACTATCAATTAGAGGATAACCTTGATATTTCTGATTCACAAAAGCATGGAGAGCATGACCCTTGGATTCTATTAGGAGAACTGGTTCACTTCCTTTCTTTAGGAACTCTTCATTTTCGCCAATAAGTATGCTGCAATCCACAGAAAAACGAGCTTTAATTGACAGCATATATCTACTATGAAAATAGTACCCTTCAATTCATTGTACATGTTTATGTATATTACATTATATATAAATGAGCCTTTCAAGAAAGAAGGGAATATTATCAAATATTTACAGAGAGATGTTTGTGAATGAATCTAACTGTAAGTTCTCCATAACAATCCTACAGATATATTAACATAGTGAAATAGAAAAAGTTCCAATATTTCCACCAAAAGCAAACAAAACTAGAAAACATtctaaagtattttaaaattattaaaatcaacacaatcaAGTTCAGGACACAATAGGCATAAGACCCGTTAGATTTATTCATAACATTGAAATATATCATACATATTTTCTACACTTTTAAATTTTAATGGTTAAATTTGTGTTCTTAATCACTTTCTATACCGAGACAAACCTTGTTGTATGCCACAGGTAATCAGTGGTATCTTTGGTGGTATTGATGTGATCGACAAAGCCATTTTTGACAAAGTCAGCCTTCCCCCAGATCCCTGGATTCTCCTTCAACACATCCCATTTAAAAGTTTTTTGACTTTTATCTGATTGCTGCAACTTCTCTGGAACCATTGCAACTACGTTTGTCGGGGAAGAAACCTGTTGATTTTCTTGACTAAGTGCACTAGGAAAAGAAGTACATAACCAGATGAACACACTCTTTATTTGTTATccctttattattaaattaaggcttaaatgcacttttgttCCCATCTTATATAGggaaataattttagtccctCTATATCTAAATCCGAGTTTTTGTTCCCcccaaaatcaccattttttAGGTAAAAAATGTGAGATAGGAAATAATTGCAATAATGTGTGAAACTTGGAGACGAAAAACCCGAATTTCGAAATTGGGGGACTAATATCCTGTTTTAGGCAAAATAGGGGGAACAACAGTGCATTTAGGCCTTAAATTTGTTATGAATAGAGTGAGCTGAAAATAGGGAAGTAACATGGAAACTTCCATAGTAGAAAAATGTGCCATTATGTTATGACAGTGATTTTGGCCATGATTTCAGTTTCATTGAGTTGCCTCTAGCATAAGTATAATTTTATAGAGGTGTGTGAAACAATATTCTTATTCATTAACAGAAAAAATTGCACTAATTTTCAAGGAGCTCATAACTAAGCCTATGAGATATTCAACAGCATTTTAAATTGTAAGCAATGATGTAAGTCTGACATGAGCCCttgatgtttgtcttttgtgaATCCTTATGCATGATAAAGTTGCATTCTTAAGGAAAGATGTCAGTTGGAATGCAGGAATAATAAACAGATGTAACCCACCTTTGCTGTGTTGAACACTACATTCTTGCAATCAGGAAGAATGCTAACTGACCATGCTGGCAGGTGATACGATGCATTTCGAAATTCCACTGTCTTATCATTTTTATCATCAGCATTAGAAATGAAGGCGGCACATGCTCCAGTTGAGTCAGTATAGACACTAGCCTGCAATACAGTAATTACTACATTAACCTATGCAGAAATCGCCAATAAAAGCGACTACACCTTCTCCCATGTTTAGAGTCTCACACTAGTTGAAAATGTATTTAAAAGATAGATGCACCTTGGATTGAAAATGTATTTAAAAGATAGATGCACCTTGGATATGATATGGCTTGAAAAAGTGTTTGTAAGTGGGATGGATCAGTCAAGAAATGAAATGTGATTTGGCCTAACTCAACTCTACAAAACCGGCTAGTAGGGTGatgattgcccccacttataagcacgTGTTCAGGTCATATATTGTCAGATGTGGGACTTAGGTTATATCAGATTCAATATAGAACTCTAAACGTCCTAGAAAGTATTTGTAGTAAATTTTAATCATTTGAATTGGATGTGAGGGAGGATTACAACTAAATAAAAGACAATCTATTTGAACAAACCATGAGAGTCAAATGTTTAAGGGAAAGAAAATACCTCCACAGAAGGACCAAGGGATGTATTAACCGATTTCCCATGAAGCAATACATGCTCGCATAACTTGATAGCTTTGTGAAGATCCTTAAGATGTCCCCATTTTGGAAGTCTAGGCAACCCTGTGGTTATATGATATATTTATTATTCAGAAAGCATATAAGCATATCATAAAATATGAGAACTTCAGTTTAGATGACTTACCATACTCATCTATTGGGGCATCATAGTCATAACTTGTAGTAATGAATGGACCACCTGCTGTACGGCCAAAGTTCGTTCCTCCATGATACTAACACACGAGGTTGATACAAAGAGGTCAGTATAAAAAATTCAACgaaaaaaaacaaacatgaaGATGGCATATCATTTAGATAAATGTCTTTATTAATGGTAGATTCTAATGCAAAAATACGTGTAACTCCCAGAAAAgtcataattaaaaaaagaaatcattTGTACCATGTAGTAATTATGTACACTTCCACCTTTCTGGAAGAACCGAGCAACAGAAAAAGCAACATCTTCTACTGGCCTGTGAGGATCTCTGCCTCCGAAAGTTTTAAACCTAGTAGAAAATCCAAGCAGAGAATAATATTAATGTGAGATACATTTCCTATTGTAATATAAGAATACAACAATAAACCCTTGCACCCTTTTCACTGCTATATCCTGAGAGGTTAAATGGGGGAAGAAGGGAAAATTAAAGTGATGTTACAGCTTAGTCTCTATACAAATTGTAAAAGATAAATTTCCTAAAGATAATGTCTCTAGCTTTTAGCAGAAGCAAAGAGTTTAAAATCCATTAACTATTATTGTCAATGGTTAACAATTGCTAAAAATAGCATAaaatatttttcagctttagttaTCAAAGAAAAATGGGTGAAGAGTACTTCTAAGTTATGTCCAACAAATAAGAGAATTATCATAAGACATTCACCATAAATACTCCCATGAGTGATGAGTCATGATAGATACATTATTACATAGAGAAATGAACATATTGATGCAAAATATGAATAATGGACTGTTGGGAGAAAGGATTTAGATTGAAATCAACATACCATCCAGGCCAGTTCTCAGTCCAAATTTTAGGCCTGTTTGGAGAAGTAGGCGTAAACTGATCACAGTAGAATGAATTGCAAGTATCAATctgaaaatgaatcataaataaccaGGTTATCATCTAAATGTGACCTACTGCACAGATATTTAGTTCCAAACTTTTCAACTTCTTAGGACAAGAACTATAAATCTAAAATTAATTTGCATTCACAATGTAATAACATCCTCAAAAAGTTATCATCTTACCACAGGATCTGGAGCATCCCACTGCTGACACATTATCCAAGGGACACTTGTATTTTGTGAAACAGCCATTTTTGCTGCCCATAAGGCATATTTTTTACCATCCTCTTTATAATAGTTTTCATAGTATCCGTATTCATTTTCTATCTGCAATATTGTGAAGACCCTAGTTAATGTCATCAGAAAAAGGATCTAAAACCAAATTGACATGCTTTAAGGTTATACTAGTACTTGCCTGGGATAAGATTATGGGACCCCCTTGTGCTGCAAAAAGCTTCTCTTGCTTCATAAGATTCACTATGTATGTTGTAAATTTCTCCATATGATACTAAACAGAAAATAAGAGGCACCAAAGTTAGATTGTTCATCACAGTTCATTTACTCAAAATAATAAACAGAAAAGGATAGCACAAGTTATTATACCATAAAAGGCTTATTGTAAGTCCTGAATACAGTGCCTGGAATATAATGCAGCCATACTGGTACTCCACTGCAACATACATACAACTACGGTTACGAAATATGAAAGAGTAATCAAGTTTGTAGAAGTGGTTAAAACATTAGCACACCCAAAATTCCACTCTGCAGCAACAAATGGACCGATCCGGAGAATCAATGGCATTCCAGCGTCGTGCACAATCTTTGCAAACTTAACAAGATCAAACCGTCCTCCAAAGTAATACTACAAGTTCAAAATTGAAAGTGAAATTATAAGATCTTTCATAAATCAGTATAACCTCTCCTACTctaaaaaaaatcacttaatcTAACTCACATTTCCTGGAGAAAGCTCATGACCATTCCAAAAAACATAGGTCTCAATGACATCAACCCCACCTTGTTTGGCTGTTTGAACAAGACCAGGCCACATCTATATAGCATATCAAACAATGAGCATAGTGAGGAAATCAAAAGCAAAACTAGACACTAGAcactagtagtagtagtagtggtAGT
Proteins encoded:
- the LOC131629781 gene encoding beta-galactosidase 10-like — protein: MKLCFFFCFLCFVSASFTFNFIYAGNVTYDGRSLIIDGQRKLLISASIHYPRSVPAMWPGLVQTAKQGGVDVIETYVFWNGHELSPGNYYFGGRFDLVKFAKIVHDAGMPLILRIGPFVAAEWNFGGVPVWLHYIPGTVFRTYNKPFMYHMEKFTTYIVNLMKQEKLFAAQGGPIILSQIENEYGYYENYYKEDGKKYALWAAKMAVSQNTSVPWIMCQQWDAPDPVIDTCNSFYCDQFTPTSPNRPKIWTENWPGWFKTFGGRDPHRPVEDVAFSVARFFQKGGSVHNYYMYHGGTNFGRTAGGPFITTSYDYDAPIDEYGLPRLPKWGHLKDLHKAIKLCEHVLLHGKSVNTSLGPSVEASVYTDSTGACAAFISNADDKNDKTVEFRNASYHLPAWSVSILPDCKNVVFNTAKVSSPTNVVAMVPEKLQQSDKSQKTFKWDVLKENPGIWGKADFVKNGFVDHINTTKDTTDYLWHTTSILIGENEEFLKKGSEPVLLIESKGHALHAFVNQKYQGTAYGNGSHSAFTFKNPISLKAGKNEIAILSLTVGLQTAGPFYDFVGAGVTSVKINGLNNRTIDLSSNAWTYKIGVQGEHQKLQQVDGLNNTKWTSTSEPPKSQALTWYKAIVDAPPGDEPVGLDMLYMGKGLAWLNGEEIGRYWPRLSEFKKEDCVQECDYRGKFNPDKCVTGCGEPTQRWYHVPRSWFKPSGNVLVFFEEKGGDPTKISFGRRKVV